From the genome of Arvicola amphibius chromosome 9, mArvAmp1.2, whole genome shotgun sequence, one region includes:
- the Il17f gene encoding interleukin-17F, whose protein sequence is MKNTHETAVVKSLLLLILGLAILGEVTARRIPIPEALVPQRAGNCPPLEDNSVRVDLHIFNQNQGVSVSHDFQNRSSSPWDYNITRDPHRFPSEIAEAQCRYSGCINAQGQEDSSMNSVAIQQEILVLRREPQGCPNSFRLEKMRVKVGCTCVTPIVRRAA, encoded by the exons ATGAAGAACACACACGAGACAGCCGTG GTCAAGTCCTTGCTGCTGTTGATACTGGGGCTTGCCATCCTGGGGGAGGTAACAGCTCGGAGGATACCCATACCAGAGGCTCTTGTCCCCCAGAGGGCTGGGAATTGCCCTCCTCTGGAGGATAACAGTGTGAGAGTTGACCTCCACATCTTCAATCAAAACCAGGGTGTTTCTGTCTCGCATGACTTCCAGAACCGCTCCAGCTCCCCATGGGATTACAA CATCACCCGAGACCCCCACCGGTTCCCCTCGGAGATTGCTGAGGCCCAGTGCAGATATTCAGGCTGCATCAATGCGCAGGGGCAGGAAGACAGCTCCATGAACTCCGTCGCCATCCAGCAAGAGATCCTGGTCCTCCGGAGGGAACCCCAGGGCTGTCCTAATTCCTTCCGGCTGGAGAAGATGCGGGTGAAGGTGGGCTGCACCTGCGTCACGCCCATCGTCCGCCGCGCAGCCTGA